GGCCGGAGACGATGGACAACCATCGGGCGATCACCTCCATGCAGGAGGAGCTGGAGGCGGCCGACTGGTACGATCAGCGGGTCGACGCGGCGACCGACGGAGACCTCAAGGAGATCCTGGCCCACAACCGCGACGAGGAGAAGGAGCACTTCGCCATGCTGCTCGAGTGGTACCGGCGGCGTGACGCGACCATGGACGCCCACCTCAAGGAATATCTGTTCACGACCGGCTCGCTCGTCGCGCTCGAGCAGGCCAGCGCCGGCGGCAACGGCGACGGCGCGCACGCGGCGGACGGTAGCGCCGGATCGCTCGGCATCGGCAGCCTGAAGGGGGGCCAGGGGCTATGAACAACCTCAGGCGCGAGCTGGCCCCCATCTCGAGCGAAGCGTGGAGAGAGATCGATGCCGAGGCCTCGCGAGTCCTCAAGCTCAAGCTCGCCGGCCGCAAGCTGGTGGACTTCGACGGCCCGCTCGGCCCCACCGCGGCGGCGGTCAACACCGGGCGCCGCGAGTCTCTCGGCCGCGCGCCCATCGCCGACATCGAGGCCTCCCGGCGGCAGGCGCTGCCGCTGATCGAGCTGCGCTCGTATTTCGAGCTGTCGCGCGAGGAGATGGACGCGGTCGAGCGCGGGGCCGAGGATCCCGAGCTGCAGCCCCTCATCGATGCGGCCACCCGCATCGCCTTCGCCGAGGACACCGCGATCTTCCACGGCTACGCGACCGGCGGCATCAAGGGCATCGACGAGGCGTCCGTGCATCCCATCCTCCCGATCCCCGACGACTACCAGGAGTACCCGCGTTGCATCGCCGAGGCCACGCGGCTCCTGCGGCTGGCCGGCGTCGACGGGCCCTACGCCATCGCGATGGGGCCGCGCTACTACACCGGCCTCACCCAGGCGGTCGGCGACGGCGGCTATCCGGTGCTGAACGTGGTGCGCAAGCTGGTGGACGGCCCGCTGGTGTGGGCGCCCGCGGTCAACGGCGCGGTGGTGGTGAGCCTCCGCGGCGGCGACTTCGAGCTGACCATCGGCACCGACCTGTCGATCGGCTACCAGAGCCACACCGACACGACGGTGCGGCTCTACCTGATCGAGACGATGGCGTTCCGCGTGCTGACCCCCGAGGCCGCGGTGGCGCTCGCGCACCGGGACGCCAAGGGCGGCAAGAAGGGCTGAGCGACCACGAGCGTGCAGGGCATCGTGTTCACGCCGGGCAATCCGCGCACGGTGCTCGGCGGACTGGCCCGGCGGTTCTGAGTCAGCCCCCCGGCCCGGCCGCCGCGCCCGCCGCCTCGAAGACCTGCCGGATGAGGGCCTGGGCCTCGGCCTGGATCCGCCGCAGGTGGTCGGGGCCCTTGAAGCTCTCCGCGTAGAGCTTGTAGACCTCCTCGGTTCCGGACGGCCGCGCCGCAAACCAGCCGCTCGCGGTGGCGACCTTCAGCCCGCCGATGGGCGCGTCGTTGGCCGGCGCGGTCGTCAGCCGCGCGGTGATCGGATCGCCGGCCAGCTCGGCGGCGCCGACCTGGGCGGGCGAGAGCCGGGCCAGCAGCGTCTTCTGCTGGACGGTGGCGGCCGCATCGATCCGCTCGTACGCGAAGTCGCCGAACTGCCGGGTCAGCTCGCGGTAGAGATCGGCGGGATCCCGGCCGGTGACCGCGGTCATCTCGGCGGCGAGCAGCCCGAGGATGATCCCGTCCTTGTCGGTGGTCCACACGGTACCGTCGCGCCGCAGGAACGACGCGCCGGCGCTCTCCTCGCCTCCGAAGCCGAGGCTACCGTCGAGGAGCCCTTCGACGAACCACTTGAAGCCGACCGGCACCTCGACGAGCCGACGATCGAGCCGCGCGGCCACCCGGTCGATCATGCTGCTGCTCACGAGCGTCTTGCCGACGCCGGCGTGCTTCGGCCAGCCCGGCCGGTGGGCGAACAGGTAGGCGACGGCCACCGCGAGGTAGTGATTCGGGTTCAGCAGGCCGCCGCTGCCGGCCACGATGCCGTGACGATCGTGATCGGTGTCGCAGGCCCAGGCCACGTCGAACCGGTCGCGGAGGCCGATCAGGCGCTGCATCGCGTAGACCGACGAGCAGTCCATCCGGATCTTGCCGTCCCAATCCACGGTCATGAACCGGAACGTCGGATCGACCGCGTCGCTCACCACCGTCAACGGCAGCCGGTATCGCTCGGCGATCATCCCCCAATAGCGCACGCCGGCGCCGCCGAGGGGATCGACCCCGAGGCGGATGCGCGCGTCGCGCAGCACGTCGAGGTTCACCACGTGACCCAGATCCTCGACGTACGCGCGCATGTAGTCGTGACGGTGCGTGGTGGCGGCGCCGCGCGCCCGCTCGAACGGCATGCGCGCGACCCCGGCGAGCCCGTCGGCGAGCAGCGCGTTGGCGCGATCCTCGATCCAGCCGGTGACGTGGGTGTCGGCGGGGCCGCCGCTCGGCGGGTTGTACTTGAAGCCGCCGTCCTCGGGCGGATTGTGCGAGGGCGTGATCACGATGCCGTCGGCCAACCCGTCGGCGCGCCCGCGATTGTGGCCGAGGATCGCGTGGGAGATGACCGGCGTCGGCGTGTACCCGTCCCGCTCGTCGATCATCACGTCGACCCGGTTGGCGGCCAGCACCTCGAGCGCGCTGGCGAAGGCCGATTCCGACAGCGCGTGGGTGTCGATGCCGAGGAAGAGCGGCCCGTCGATGTGCCGCTCGCGGCGGTACTGACAGATCGCCTCGGTGATGGCCAGGATGTGGGCCTCGTTGAAGGCGCCGTCCAGGGCGGATCCGCGGTGCCCCGAGGTGCCGAAGGCCACGCGCTGCTCGCGGAGCGTGGGATCCGGGCGCCGCGTGTAGTACGCGGTCATCAGGCGCGGGATGTTGGCGAGGCTCGAGGGCTCGGGCGGCTTTCCGGCGCACGGATCCACTGGCATGGCGATCGCCTCAGCCTCGGACGCGCGGTCTGCCCCGCCGCGTCGCCGCGTCCGGCCTCGCCGACCCGCGGCGTCCGGTTCGCGCCTTCGGGAAGCTCGCCCGCAGGCCCTTGGCCTGAGCCTGGAACAGCGTCTCGACCTCCGGGAGGCCGGCCAGCCGATGGCGGCCGAGGCTCCGGAACCGG
This region of Candidatus Methylomirabilota bacterium genomic DNA includes:
- the pgm gene encoding phosphoglucomutase (alpha-D-glucose-1,6-bisphosphate-dependent); protein product: MPVDPCAGKPPEPSSLANIPRLMTAYYTRRPDPTLREQRVAFGTSGHRGSALDGAFNEAHILAITEAICQYRRERHIDGPLFLGIDTHALSESAFASALEVLAANRVDVMIDERDGYTPTPVISHAILGHNRGRADGLADGIVITPSHNPPEDGGFKYNPPSGGPADTHVTGWIEDRANALLADGLAGVARMPFERARGAATTHRHDYMRAYVEDLGHVVNLDVLRDARIRLGVDPLGGAGVRYWGMIAERYRLPLTVVSDAVDPTFRFMTVDWDGKIRMDCSSVYAMQRLIGLRDRFDVAWACDTDHDRHGIVAGSGGLLNPNHYLAVAVAYLFAHRPGWPKHAGVGKTLVSSSMIDRVAARLDRRLVEVPVGFKWFVEGLLDGSLGFGGEESAGASFLRRDGTVWTTDKDGIILGLLAAEMTAVTGRDPADLYRELTRQFGDFAYERIDAAATVQQKTLLARLSPAQVGAAELAGDPITARLTTAPANDAPIGGLKVATASGWFAARPSGTEEVYKLYAESFKGPDHLRRIQAEAQALIRQVFEAAGAAAGPGG
- a CDS encoding encapsulin-associated ferritin-like protein, whose translation is MANSAGYHESEDRLRPETMDNHRAITSMQEELEAADWYDQRVDAATDGDLKEILAHNRDEEKEHFAMLLEWYRRRDATMDAHLKEYLFTTGSLVALEQASAGGNGDGAHAADGSAGSLGIGSLKGGQGL
- a CDS encoding family 1 encapsulin nanocompartment shell protein, producing the protein MNNLRRELAPISSEAWREIDAEASRVLKLKLAGRKLVDFDGPLGPTAAAVNTGRRESLGRAPIADIEASRRQALPLIELRSYFELSREEMDAVERGAEDPELQPLIDAATRIAFAEDTAIFHGYATGGIKGIDEASVHPILPIPDDYQEYPRCIAEATRLLRLAGVDGPYAIAMGPRYYTGLTQAVGDGGYPVLNVVRKLVDGPLVWAPAVNGAVVVSLRGGDFELTIGTDLSIGYQSHTDTTVRLYLIETMAFRVLTPEAAVALAHRDAKGGKKG